The sequence below is a genomic window from Streptomyces sp. B21-105.
GGGATGGAACATCGTCGTCCGTCGTCCCTTCGACGTGATGGGGGTGGGGTTCCCTCGTGGTGGTGAGGGACCCCCTTTGCCCGCGGCTCGCGGCTCCACGGGCGAAGGGGGAGTCGGCTCAGCCGTCGAGTCGCACGACCCGTACGGCTCCCGCCGGGACCGCGAGGCGGCCGGCGGCACGTTCACCGGTCAGCAGTTCGGTGCCGGGAGTCTCCAGCGGCACCTTGACGTCGGCGGCGGTGTGGTTGATCGCAAAGAGGTAGCTGCCCGTCTCGCCGGATCGGCGCACCACCTCCACGTCCCGGGGCAGTTCGGCGCGCGGGGCGATCCCCGCGTCCTCGGCGGCGCGGCCGATCAGCGCGTCGAGGCCGTCGGGGCCGAGGCGGGTGGAGACGTACCAGGCGGTCCCCTCGCCGAGGCGGTGGCGGGTGACGGCGGGGCGGCCGGCGGTGAGGCCGTCGGCGTAGGTCCAGACGGTCTCGGCGCCGCGCGGCACCACGAACTCCGTCCACACGTCGCCGGCGAGTTCGCCGCCGTCGGGCCCGGTGACGCGCACGCTCTCGCCCTGGAGCAGCGGCGAGAACTCCTCGACGGTCAGGCCGAGGACGTCACGGAGCACGCCGGGGTAGGAGCCCTCGTGGACGGCGTCGTGCTCGTCGACGATGCCGGAGAAGTAGGACACGACGAGGGTGCCCCCGTTCTCGACGTACTGCGTGAGGTTGCGACCGGCCGCCGCCGTCATCAGGTACAGGGCGGGGACGACGACCAGCGGGTACCGGGAGAGGTCGGCCTCGGGGTGGGCGAAGTCGACGGTGAGGTGGCGGTCGTGGAGCGTCTCGTAGAAGGCGTCGGCGCGTTCGCGGGGGTCGGCGTCCTCGCTGGGGCGCCAGGCGAGGTTCTGCGCCCACCAGGATTGCCAGTCCCACAGGACGGCCGCGTCGGCGACGGTGCGGGTGCCGCGGATCGCGCCCAGGGAGTCGAGGACCGCGCCGAGTTCGACGACCTCGCGCCACACCCGCGTGTCGGTGCCGCCGTGCGGGACCATCGCGGAGTGGAACTTCTCGGCGCCGCGCCGGGACTGCCGCCACTGGAAGAACATGGCTCCCTCGGAGCCGCGTGCCACGTGCGCCAGCGAGTTGCGGGCCATCTGGCCGGGGGCCTTGGCGGGGTTGCGCGGCTGCCAGTTGATGCCCGAGGTGGAGTGCTCGAGCAGGATCCAGGGGGCGCCGCCCGCGACGGAGCGGGTGAGGTCGGCGGCCATGGCGAGGTTGACGTGGGTGCGGCGGCCGTCGGTGATCAGGTAGTGGTCGTTGGTGACGATGTCGACCTCGCGGCCCCAGGCCCAGTAGTCGACGGAGTCGCACTGACTGAGGGCGGTCATGAAGTTGGTCGTGACCGGGACGCCGGGCGCGAGACGGTGCAGGAGGTCCCGCTCCGCGCAGAAGTTCTCGCGCATGGTCGCGTCGGCGAACCGCTTGTAGTCCAGGGCCTGGCCCGGGTTGCCGACGGTCGGGGTGGCGCGCGGCGGGTTGACGTCCTCGAAGCTCGCGTAGCGCTGGCCCCAGAAGGCGGTGCCCCAGGCCGCGTTGACGGCGTCGACCGTGCCGTACGTCGTCTCCAGCCAGCGGCGGAAGTGGGCGGCGCAGGAGTCGCAGTAGCAGGCGGAGACGGGGACGCCGTACTCGTTGTGCACGTGCCACATCGCCAGCGCCGGGTGGTCGCCGTAGCGCTCGGCGAGACGGGTGGTGATGTTCGCGGCGGCCGCGCGGTAGTCCGCGTTGCTGTGGCAGATCGCGCCGCGGGAGCCGAACTCGTAGCGCATCCCCTCGGCGGTCACCGGCAGGGCGTCGGGGTGGCGGCGGTAGAACCAGACCGGCGGCGACACGGTGGGGGTGCCGAGGTCGACGCGGATGCCGTGCTCGTGCAGCAGGTCGATCACCCGGTCGAGCCAGCCGAAGTCGTACTCCCCCGGCGCGGGTTCGAGGAGGGCCCAGGAGAAGATCCCGACGCTGACCATGGTGACGCCGGCCTCCCGCATCAGCCGGACGTCGTCCTGCCAGACGGATTCCGGCCACTGCTCGGGGTTGTAGTCCCCACCGAAGGCGAGCCCGGTGAGGCCCTTGGGGGTGGTCTCCGGCATGGATCTCTCCCGTTTAATTCGATCATTTGGGAACGTGCACACACGCGATCAGCGGTGTGAGGCCAACATAACCGCACAGCAACAACCATTGACAAGTGGCCGGGATGTTTCTCTACTGTGAACGCTCACAGACACCAGAACCCAGGTCAGGGAGAAATCCATGTCCATCACGAAGCGTCGTCGCCTCGTGGCAACTGCTGTTGCCGTCGCTCTTGGCAGCACCGCCCTCGCCGCCTGCGGCTCGTCCGACGAGGACGGCGGCGCCGAGTCCGGTCCGGTCTCGCTCACGTACTGGACGTGGACGCCCGGCATGGACAAGGTCGTCGACCTGTGGAACAAGGGCCAGGGCAAGAAGGACCGGATCACGGTCACGGTGAAGAAGCAGGCGTCCGGCGACACGCTGATCACCAAGATCCTCACCGCGCACAAGGCCGGCAAGGCCCCCGACCTGGTCCAGGCCGAGTACCAGGCGCTGCCCACGCTGGTCAGCAATGACGCCCTCGCGGACATAGGCAAGGACGTCGG
It includes:
- a CDS encoding beta-galactosidase, which gives rise to MPETTPKGLTGLAFGGDYNPEQWPESVWQDDVRLMREAGVTMVSVGIFSWALLEPAPGEYDFGWLDRVIDLLHEHGIRVDLGTPTVSPPVWFYRRHPDALPVTAEGMRYEFGSRGAICHSNADYRAAAANITTRLAERYGDHPALAMWHVHNEYGVPVSACYCDSCAAHFRRWLETTYGTVDAVNAAWGTAFWGQRYASFEDVNPPRATPTVGNPGQALDYKRFADATMRENFCAERDLLHRLAPGVPVTTNFMTALSQCDSVDYWAWGREVDIVTNDHYLITDGRRTHVNLAMAADLTRSVAGGAPWILLEHSTSGINWQPRNPAKAPGQMARNSLAHVARGSEGAMFFQWRQSRRGAEKFHSAMVPHGGTDTRVWREVVELGAVLDSLGAIRGTRTVADAAVLWDWQSWWAQNLAWRPSEDADPRERADAFYETLHDRHLTVDFAHPEADLSRYPLVVVPALYLMTAAAGRNLTQYVENGGTLVVSYFSGIVDEHDAVHEGSYPGVLRDVLGLTVEEFSPLLQGESVRVTGPDGGELAGDVWTEFVVPRGAETVWTYADGLTAGRPAVTRHRLGEGTAWYVSTRLGPDGLDALIGRAAEDAGIAPRAELPRDVEVVRRSGETGSYLFAINHTAADVKVPLETPGTELLTGERAAGRLAVPAGAVRVVRLDG